The following are from one region of the Cytobacillus firmus genome:
- a CDS encoding CPBP family intramembrane glutamic endopeptidase, giving the protein MKKKYEDIIKELTDKELLFHLYLTQVLILAIAFILSIILFNSFEEFKALFVLDDINILVIGAAAGLAVFLIDIILMKLLPEEMYDDGGLNKKIFQNRHILHIAFIAAVVAISEEFLFRGVIQTHFGLAISSLIFALVHYRYLFNWFLFVNIITLSFFIGYIYHISNNLLVTIVMHFLIDFLLGILIRKRYLKKSKEE; this is encoded by the coding sequence TTGAAGAAAAAATACGAGGACATCATTAAGGAATTAACTGATAAGGAACTATTATTCCATCTTTATCTTACTCAGGTGCTTATTTTAGCCATTGCTTTCATCCTTAGTATTATATTATTTAACAGTTTTGAGGAATTCAAGGCTCTTTTTGTACTTGATGATATTAATATTCTTGTCATTGGGGCAGCGGCAGGATTGGCTGTTTTCCTGATTGATATTATCTTGATGAAGCTCCTCCCTGAGGAAATGTATGATGACGGAGGGTTAAATAAGAAAATTTTTCAAAACCGCCATATTCTTCATATTGCTTTTATTGCAGCAGTGGTGGCAATAAGCGAGGAATTTCTGTTCAGAGGTGTCATTCAGACTCATTTTGGACTTGCAATCTCCAGTCTTATTTTTGCACTTGTTCATTATCGATATCTTTTTAATTGGTTTTTGTTTGTAAATATTATTACATTAAGCTTTTTTATAGGTTATATTTATCATATATCCAATAATTTGCTTGTTACGATTGTTATGCATTTTCTGATTGATTTTCTTCTGGGTATCCTTATTCGAAAAAGGTACCTGAAAAAATCAAAAGAGGAATAG